TAAATATTGAAGATAATCTTGGAGTTGACATTATATTACCTCCAAGATGCGAAACTTTTAGGCAAGTTGGTCTGATCTTAGACGAAGGTGACTATCTTTTCCCTTCCATTGAAATTCAACCAGGAATATTCGGGGCAAACACCATTGTTAATCCTTCGAAttcagtagtaaaattcataaACACGACTGATAAAGTAGTCAAATTAAACAAAGATTTTTCAAACCATTGTGTACCTCTGGataattataatattttcaGTTTTTCGGAAAACCCGACCAATAATAGAACACAACAACTTGCGGAAGAATTAAACCTATCTCATATCGAAACAAAAGCTAAAAACAGATTGATGAACCTTTGCGATAAATACAGTAACTTGTTCGCCTTAAAAACAGATACTTTAACATGTAATAATTTTTACAAGCAACGAATACATTTAAATGACCCAGCTCCTGTTTACATAAAAAATTACAGGACTCCAGAGGCACACGTAAGTGAAATTAATTCTCAAATTAACAAAATGTTAAATGATGGTATAATACAACTTTCAATATCACCGTACAATTTCCCAATTCTTCTAGTTCCGAAGAAGTCGGAATCAGGAGATAAAAAATGGCGTTTAGTTGTCGATTTCAGGCAATTAAACAAGAAAATTATCGCCGATTAATTTCCTCTCCCAAGAATCGACGAAATTTTGGATAATCTGGAAAGAGCAAAGTATTTTTCAACCCTGGATCTAGCTTCAGGTTTCCATCAAATAGAACTCGAAGAAGACTCAAGGAAATTCACTGCCTTCTCCACATCTTCAGgtcattttgaatttaaaaggTTACCGTTTGGTTTGAATATATCACCAAAcagttttcagagaatgatgaCCATTGCTCTAAGCGGTCTTCCTCCACAATGTGCATTTTTGTACATTGATGATATAATAGTAGTTGGATGTTCAATAAATCATCATCTAACGAATCTAGAAAATGTTTTCGAACATTTAGCTAAGTACAACTTGAAATTGAATCCTTCGAAGTGTCAATTTTTCTGCGCTGATGTCACTTATTTAGGGCATCATATTAGCAGACTAGGCATACAACCGGATAAATCAAAGTATAgtgcaatttcaaattttcctaTTCCTAAAAATGCAGACGAAGTTAGAAGATTCGTTGCATTTTGCAATTACTACCGACGGTTTATACCGTATTTTGCAGAATTAGCCAGTCCACTTAATGCATTATTGAAGAAAATGTTAagttcgtgtggactgacgctTGTCAACACGCctttgaaaacatgaaaatgAAACTCCTATCGCctcaaattcttaaatttcccgatttttctaaaccattcatCTTAAGCACCGATGCTTCTAGATTAGCTTGTGGAGCAGTATTATCTCAAGATGAAGATAACATAGAAATGCCAATAGCATACGCCAGTAAAGCGTTCTCGAAATgcgaaacaaacaaatcaaCTATCGAACAAGAGTTAATTGCCATACATTGGGCTATAACTCACTTTCGACCTTATTTATACGGCAGACGGTTCACAGTGAAAACTGATCACCATAGGAAGCCTGGAACGCAATCATCGTTGTCTTAATGAGTATCTTAGACACTTCATTAATGAACAACATGACGATTGGGATTCTTGGTTAATGTTCTATTCCTTTAGTTATAACACAACTCCACACTCCGAGCATTTATTTACGCCATTTGAGCTAATTTTTGGAAAACAAGCCAATTTACCAAGTCAATTTATAAATAACGTAACAATTGAACCCGTATACAATTATGAATCATATCTAGCTgagttaaaatttaaattacaaACAGTCTGTCAGAAAGCAAATCAACTTTTGgacaaatcaaaattaaaaaggattcaaattcaacaacaaaaagcgaACCCGCTTAGGATAGGAAATAACAACAAAGTTTGGCTCAgaaaagaaaacagaagaaaacTCGATCCCGTTTATTGCGGTCCATACGAAATATTATCGGAAGAACACCCAAACATtataataaaacatattttaacagaagaaattctcaaagttcataaaaatagattaattGTAGCTCAAAACGTTAAGTGTCAGAattacatttatgaacgaataatCTTACCTTGTAATATCATTCTTTTCTGAGGGGGAAGGTGTAAGCGAAGCCCTATAAACAAACAGTGAATTGCTCACTGTAGAACCATTGCACAATAAATCCATTCTCACTCTTCAACTCAATCCTCAAATTACATTCGCATCATATGCTTGCCATGCACTCCTCAAGTGCAGgtcattaaatcattaaatcatTGCACCCTGCCGAGTACATTGTACCCAGCAGAACCGAGCAAACAGAGGATCAAATTACAGACCTCCACTGTTGTCATCGAACAGCGCCTTATGCAGATGTTGCATCTTTTTACAGCAATTACAACTTATTTACCGATCGCCGCTGATTGGTTAAATCGATGCTTAGCACCTCCTCCACTCAGGAACTATTATGTATTAGTATTTGGATACATTTGTAACGAGACTAGCTGTAAACTGAATATGAAATAAACCGACACTCTTGTCTTGAACCTAAAACGGTACGGACCTTATCAATGCCAATGTCCGAACAACACAAACAGCATGTTGGCTAAGATTACATTTTATAAGTTTATggagcatttcattttttttacggaGCACTGTTTTTCGTTTAAGGAGCATTTCCTCAAATTAAGGAACATTTTTCGTTGGTTTAAGGAGCATTTCTTTATTAGGGAGCATTTTCttagtttaaggagcattttttatttgtttatggagcattttattcatgctaaggagcatttttcttattttttaggtTGAATAGAgttaccaagcaaaacaatcagcAATAAACTCTAGGGGCTATACAATTATGCATAAGATTCTAATTTATGATAGCCAATTTCAAGGTACCTTTTgaactattttataataatccttttgtcaatatactgcgcaattatcattaattacatagcaaatctttgcttttttaaggagcatttttaattgtttacggtacatttttttagtttttatggtacgcttttcgaatgtttacggagcattttatatatttcaaggtaatttgttagataatttaaggaaaaatgatcacttttttaaggagcatttttcaattttttaaggtCAATTTCATCTGTTTAATTGGACATTTTTTGGGCTGCCGAGCAGAATCGTGCGCTATTGCTAAACTTTTCAACCAAGCGATCTAGGTTACTTGTGATTCCAATCACAAATTACTAGAACTAAgctgataaaaaaataaatttgcaaTGGTGACGCGCCGCCAGAATTGGCCAAAATatgagccctccttagccgtgcggtaagacgcgcggctacaaagcaagcaagggctgagggtggctgggttcgattcccggtgctggtctagacaattttcggattggaaatcgtctcgactttcctgggcataaaagtatcaacgTGGTTACTTCAAAAAGCAAAATACTCAAATCTAAGCAACCAGAAGTGAAGAGACATCTGTCTCGGTACAAAATTGTTACTACAGTTTCATAAAGGGTTCCACTTTCaaaatcttcaagaaatcaTTCTCAAATGGATTTTGCCAAATTTATGAGCCGAACGTGGAAATTGTTCGTAGAGCAGGAAGACATTGGTCCATGGGAGCGGAGGGCCAATTTCTTCTTCGATACCGACGAAAAATTTCGTCTGGAAACGGTGATTTTGAGTGGCCTCATTATTGTGATGGCTTTCCTGTTGATTTTGCTCTCGTGGATATGCTCCAGACGATATCGCAAAAAGGTTCATAACGCGTGCCATGATGGGTATTTTagcataattttaatttggtCACTTCATTGTTTCAGAACAATATCGATCTTCAAAAAAATGCGGAAATTATTAGTCATGTGGAAAACAACCGAAAACATCTCAAAGAAGTCGCAAATTTGCTCACGGTAGGTTATGAAGAAAAATAAGGTCTAAAACTTAgttcatttatattttatttcagcATTCAAAGAATATACAATGCTTTGTAAAACATCCTTTGCTGAAACCATCATCACTACATATGAGAGCTAACGAGGGAACAATTGAAATCTgatggtacaattttatttatatactGCAAATATAGTACAAAATTCTAGCACTCCACTATGAACGAGTGAAAAGGAATACATTAATAACCGTTGTACGTTTTTATTACTAAATTGTTCTTTGTGAATGTCTTTCTTATTAAATTGTCTTATGTAATGTGTTTCTCCTCTCTGTGCAATCCAAATGACACCGAAACTCCTGTAAACTCATTTTTACCTATCAAATATGTAGTAAATCATTTTATTGGCCATTTAGTGCGCGATATAGCGTGGTTGTCAAAATTGTGCATCATATACAAATAAAATGAATGAATCGCCCACTTTGAGCGTGcatacagcggcacactaggagttaaccttctgaaatcagtatggcgtaaggtatctaaggttcgatttctcaaaattaagcaccttcatcgaaaaaatatttggtaggcgtagtagcggatgCCTTcttacataaccggtaccaaatagtttttcgatgaaaagttcctaattttgagaaaacccacgttagatgtctttcgccatacacatttctggcgattaactcatgctggctatttgtgcatatactatagcgcctggatgtagcagcggcgggtagaaaatcagccattgatgctagtcgatggcatatcatttggaagagtaccttgtagaccAGGTGCCCGCCATTTCTGAATCAccttaggggccatccagaaaccacgtggtcatattttttaagattttcaaccccccctccccccatgtggcttatcgtggtcatttggcagaccacccccctccccccccctatgaccacgtggttttttttttcaagtacaaaaataaaaaaaccttatgtaactaaaacatatgctaatccgatcaattttgaagatgaacaatttcaattgatcaaaattaaactaaatccagcatggaaattataaatttccatgaagtcgaaaattttgatggtgtaatgtgtatcaggtattaagatatctagaactcgcacaccttcaatgcatcaggaggatttttttaattgttcattgctaatattgatttattcatgaaaattttgtattttttcgttgaaaattttgatttctttatggaaaattcttatttcataattgtaatttttgcttttacaaatgctaatttattattgatgtgtgtattattgttctttattggcaatttcctattttattatgtaaaatttctactttttctttattaaatagATTTTCAGTCCAGAGCTgactcatctctcaaaatttctaattctccattgaaattttattttaatatccactcgtggaagccaatgatgTCATAATAAACCTATTTTCTCAGttactctgatggttctttcgaataattttccaaggaacttctattccacatatcGAATATGCTTAAGTCAATGTTCCTTTCATAAGTGACTCATAGAataatgaatgtattatagaccaattattattttggagttcggatcattcgatttatccaattaaccaacatatgaatgatgtatgatataatatcgcagaaggtccattgggttgatatgacttcaattattattcatacaagctactacagactttttaggttatacaaaacgtcctggaagtcgtaatgtttgaactacttgatcattcaagtccgtgaacccagtgcttctaaggccctacaaaaacagtttgcgaacaaacctcatagtcattgtgcatcttgctgttgactcaagataatttttaaaatggaaattagggtcatatgcttatttcatcggattaggtatataccgatgatgagaacattgcaaatgtcttgattgatctggtagattcgtGGGTTGAACTTGAGAACATTTtaaagtaccttgagcatctcgtattcctgaatattaatcactggcttaacgttcaggatgacccatcttatctgaccacccatctgattagaatgattcaaacatttaaactttatttacacgctcttagaatcgaaatcttcccaaggtttcggatatctgagttttcatggtcagtcaaatttgagctcccatattttttatgtaaagccaatatctagatgaacaattttactgaagaaaatggtggcctagctctcttttgtgattttatagacaatccaAAACGCTGGTCAAATACGACCCATCATTCCTGAAAgggttttggaattcaatttcaatcgttattataacactattttttaaggtattggttttttctggaacactgccacttttttcatatcgcaggaatcttcttagttctaagacccttttatgaatttaaaagcattttatttagaatttcatgttgattctttaaatgcaagcttctctatgtcataaactttttcatgcgcactactagaattttgtgtattaagaacatttaggtgcattattaattttttcgatcaattatgataattattcagtaccataaaaactaggcttcttaagcctaaattattgcctacatttatttcttggattaatttcaaattccaagatcttcttaattttcaagaataattattctggagttgcaagggaaacccttcggaatattgataagaaatctttaatctttagaatttcaattcgaaatgcatatttacgatgaaaattccaataaacatcaaattccgaagaatttcaagtaggggtaatgacggctttggcaggttttgttctattattggcaggggggttttttatgactgattatgctcaaatttgacccaaatattatttgcatatcaaagaatattgtggccaaatttcataaaattcggtcgataaaaacccccctgccaataatagaacaaaacctgccaaagccgtctgttcccctataaaatagaaaacaaaattcagcttacttttttacagaacctctaaagattttttttaaatcctgggcaactttaattaatcttcaaaggaaattcttctaaatttccaatggattttttccgttttccaaaagaaattcttagaaattttcagcagttttttttaatttccaaaagaaattattcggaatatgccaaaatatttccgatggaaattcctaagattttccagtagaaaatcgaaaaaagttcatttgaatcACAAATAGtgaatttcccgaggacattccgatttttttacaagtggaaataacgaaaaaattgtacttttgtagtacttgtaaaggttgtactttagaagcatttccagtaggaattcctttaaaaattaaatcaaaattttgaagattttctgatgtgaaaattccttaattttctaaatcatttcctgtgcatttttgcatggtaaagatttaaagcaatgtttagccacgttcagctgaacctacaaagaaatcaaagtgacatcccgaagaagaatgaattcccgatgaaattttgaaatgatttcgggttcaaaacatgaaccttgagaattctaaagatttattctttgaaaatccaaagaattttttgaagataatccatagactcttccgtggaaattctaaataatgcctcgaataaaaaaatacttggaaaatttcaaaaaatgtgatagactcacaaagagcgtaaaaaagtattccgaaaaaaatttcatttcaaaattccaaaatttaaaaaaaaaatcaacgaaaatgtttcatgtggcattggctccatattccaactggaagttggtctgcttttcaacttagcatattctataagcatttcctcagttataaattgaaagcttttatatgccagccattgcacgattatatatcttgtgtagcaagtacgatggatacactatacctagagtgtcgagaatgtttcccacccgaaaacttcctagacaggaacgagaatcgaactggctaactggagactgaacattttgaagtgcactccctaaaatgttcgaaaaacttcttttgtaaatgaagaagaatttcggaagaacttgtcgaagaaattcattagaatgtttttccaacgaaaattatatgtatttcccacgggactgtttttaattttcagacagaattcacatggagtttttttcggagttttaaggaaaaatttttggaattaacactggagatgttttgttttttttgcattatcaatttatagcaaaatttccaagcaaaatttttcagagagaattgttcaaaaaaaaatcttaatgccagcactttatcaggattgtatgaagttatgtcaaagtttttacaggaaatttctttacttgatttttcctgaatatccacaagaaattcttgtgaatttttcttcttaagattttttcttggattattgtaaaaacatgaacatttttcaaaattgtagctgcagtccgctgatgaaaAAGTGCGGCGttatgccaaaaaccatctgcggcggaattttttttaaatatttttccatttttcctatccaaattattttgtggaaattgagactgaatcgcaacctgttttttcgtttatttatgtaTGAATATAGGATCATAgactaagatggtcaaataatgcagatatgcatcggcgttgcgaccgacgctgtgTTAAGGATTTTTCttgatgcacacctacgtctttttaacgctgagttgaaaagacgctacataggcatcggcccttagatgcgctttgcgtttaatgatttaatcattcaattttattgatttgtattttttacaccgctattgttattcaccaaaagtttttcgtgtaaaaaaaaccacgtggttcgagggcaacaccccccctccccccatgtggcttatcgtggtcattttccaaacccccccctccccccatatatgaccacgtggtttctggacggccccttacgCTAAATCACCTTACGATTATGCCCTCACACACCAGTTAagcagccgcaccagaccagggaaatagagggggatgacgcctcctggaccctggtcaagaacaagaggaaaccgaagacgtcaagggccgaaaagaaggcccaggcgaatgagggtagcaagaagtctagggtaggcgccaatcgctccaggggcgatgctctagtcatcacggcggatgaggctaagtactcggatgttttgaaggcgatgaggagtgacgtcaagctcggtgaactcggcgccgacgtacgtcgaataagacgtacccggatgggcgagatgatactcgagctgagacggggcgtctcgcaaaagagcgccgcctacaagaagttggcggaggatgtcctaggcgagacgggcaaggtgagggcactcacgacggaggtgaatctaagggttaaagacctggacgagatcactgaagtcgaagagctcgtcacggcactgcggcgacagtgtg
The nucleotide sequence above comes from Armigeres subalbatus isolate Guangzhou_Male chromosome 3, GZ_Asu_2, whole genome shotgun sequence. Encoded proteins:
- the LOC134225450 gene encoding uncharacterized protein LOC134225450, with product MDFAKFMSRTWKLFVEQEDIGPWERRANFFFDTDEKFRLETVILSGLIIVMAFLLILLSWICSRRYRKKNNIDLQKNAEIISHVENNRKHLKEVANLLTHSKNIQCFVKHPLLKPSSLHMRANEGTIEI